In the Prosthecomicrobium sp. N25 genome, one interval contains:
- a CDS encoding TRAP transporter large permease, with product MIGAFGALVGFFLMIGLMAIGLHIAFVMFAIGALGAIFYLGTPALLAFGNQFWGATNNFVLVAIPLFVLLGEILVRAGFTDRMYRALGDWLSPLPGGLLHTNIGASAMFAAVSGSSVATAATIGTVALPAFRDRGYDDRLVLGTVAAGATLGILIPPSINMIIYGAMTNTSVGQLYAAGVVPGLVLTGLFMIVTVVLCLVRPALAGAKPPPAPLSEKIARLKDLLPPLVIFVLVMGSIYLGWATPTESAAVGVIASLALAASVGRVNLRMLHECFVSTVSVTAMIMLIAAAAFYLNFVLGVMGVPQALAAGIRSLGANQTVFLIILTVFYLILGCFLDALAMVIGTIPIVFPLALQMGIDPVWFGIYLVVMAELALITPPVGMNLYVVQGIRGRGLITDVIQGTLPYLVMMLLLVVLLVLWPGLALWLPHQFYK from the coding sequence ATGATCGGAGCCTTCGGAGCCCTCGTCGGCTTCTTCCTCATGATCGGCCTGATGGCGATCGGCCTCCACATCGCCTTCGTGATGTTCGCGATCGGCGCACTCGGGGCGATCTTCTATCTGGGCACGCCCGCCCTCCTGGCCTTCGGCAACCAGTTCTGGGGCGCCACCAACAACTTCGTGCTGGTCGCCATCCCGTTGTTCGTGCTCCTCGGCGAGATCCTGGTCCGCGCCGGCTTCACCGACCGCATGTACCGGGCGCTCGGCGACTGGCTCTCGCCCCTTCCGGGCGGCCTGCTGCACACCAACATCGGCGCCTCCGCCATGTTCGCGGCCGTCTCCGGCTCGTCGGTGGCGACCGCCGCCACCATCGGCACCGTGGCGCTGCCCGCCTTCCGCGACCGCGGCTACGACGACCGGCTCGTTCTCGGCACGGTCGCGGCCGGCGCGACGCTCGGCATCCTGATCCCGCCCTCGATCAACATGATCATCTATGGGGCCATGACCAACACCTCGGTCGGCCAGCTCTACGCCGCAGGCGTCGTCCCCGGCCTCGTCCTGACCGGCCTCTTCATGATCGTCACGGTCGTGCTCTGCCTCGTCCGGCCCGCCCTCGCCGGCGCGAAGCCGCCGCCTGCGCCGCTGTCCGAGAAGATCGCCCGGCTGAAGGACCTCCTGCCGCCGCTCGTCATCTTCGTCCTGGTGATGGGCTCCATCTACCTCGGCTGGGCGACCCCGACGGAATCCGCGGCAGTGGGCGTCATCGCCTCGCTCGCGCTCGCCGCCTCGGTCGGCAGGGTCAACCTGCGCATGCTGCACGAGTGCTTCGTGTCGACCGTCTCGGTGACAGCCATGATCATGCTGATCGCGGCGGCAGCCTTCTACCTGAACTTCGTGCTCGGCGTCATGGGCGTGCCGCAGGCGCTCGCCGCGGGGATCCGCAGCCTGGGGGCGAACCAGACGGTCTTCCTGATCATCCTCACAGTCTTCTACCTGATCCTCGGATGCTTCCTCGACGCGCTCGCCATGGTCATCGGCACGATCCCGATCGTCTTCCCGCTCGCACTGCAGATGGGCATCGATCCGGTCTGGTTCGGGATCTACCTTGTCGTGATGGCCGAGCTCGCGCTCATCACCCCGCCGGTCGGCATGAACCTCTATGTCGTCCAGGGTATCCGCGGGCGGGGACTCATCACCGACGTGATCCAGGGCACCCTCCCGTATCTCGTCATGATGCTCCTGCTGGTCGTCCTGCTCGTCCTCTGGCCCGGCCTCGCGCTCTGGCTGCCCCACCAGTTCTACAAGTGA
- a CDS encoding TRAP transporter small permease subunit, which translates to MDNPLNRVVQPVARLAAVLCGYGILILSFAIGVEVIGRKFFAFSLQGVDDFGGFMLAIAAAVGACYTLAHRGHTRIDVFLLRMSPRWQAILNLAAMLTFAVFAGFAFWQSVSVWRESRLFMSVSDGPLQTPLVYPQGAWVFGLFLMAVFAAAYAVHAAVLFARNPGLLNKIYGPATVDEEVEAELDARRQREGTP; encoded by the coding sequence ATGGACAATCCCCTCAACCGCGTCGTCCAGCCCGTCGCGCGGCTCGCCGCGGTCCTGTGCGGCTACGGCATCCTGATCCTCTCCTTCGCCATCGGGGTGGAGGTGATCGGCCGCAAGTTCTTCGCCTTCTCGCTCCAGGGCGTCGACGATTTCGGCGGCTTCATGCTGGCCATCGCGGCGGCGGTCGGAGCCTGCTACACGCTCGCCCACCGCGGCCATACGCGCATCGACGTCTTCCTCCTGCGCATGTCGCCCCGCTGGCAGGCGATCCTGAATCTCGCCGCCATGCTCACCTTCGCGGTCTTTGCCGGCTTCGCCTTCTGGCAATCCGTGTCGGTCTGGCGCGAAAGCCGTCTCTTCATGAGTGTCTCGGACGGCCCCCTGCAGACCCCGCTCGTTTACCCGCAGGGCGCCTGGGTCTTCGGGCTCTTCCTGATGGCGGTGTTCGCCGCCGCCTATGCGGTCCATGCGGCCGTCCTGTTCGCCAGGAACCCCGGCCTCCTCAACAAGATCTACGGTCCCGCCACCGTCGACGAGGAGGTCGAGGCCGAACTCGATGCGCGGCGCCAGCGGGAGGGAACCCCATGA
- a CDS encoding TRAP transporter substrate-binding protein, producing MTRILVALAVGLLAAGPAAAQETPAGMRIAGNFSSNSKHVDNIEKPFFTGLPGATGLKLEMNYNPMDVVGVKAQDALRLLRTGAFDVMSVQIGMASRDDPFFEGLDLIGVSTNMADLRKAVDAYRDAFDKRLQEKFNAKVMTLWPFGPQVFYCNAPIKSLDDMKGLKIRSFTPSMAALIQNLGATPVTLQFSEVYPALQRGVANCGVTSPTSGNSGKWPEVTTHFLPLSVSGSVQGHFMNLDYWKKFSPAEQAKIAAEFKRMEDQMWALAVTANDDAMNCNIGKEPCKEGTKASMTLVDVSPADQKKLDEAVTKVVLPIWKESCNRVDPACTDVWNKTVGTARGFKID from the coding sequence ATGACCAGGATTCTCGTTGCCCTCGCCGTCGGCCTCTTGGCCGCAGGACCCGCCGCCGCCCAGGAGACGCCCGCCGGAATGCGCATCGCCGGCAACTTCTCGTCCAACTCCAAACACGTCGACAACATCGAGAAGCCCTTCTTCACCGGCCTGCCCGGGGCCACCGGCCTGAAGCTGGAGATGAACTACAACCCCATGGACGTCGTCGGCGTGAAGGCCCAGGACGCGCTGCGCCTGCTGCGCACGGGCGCCTTCGACGTCATGTCGGTGCAGATCGGCATGGCCTCGCGCGACGACCCCTTCTTCGAGGGGCTCGACCTGATCGGCGTTTCCACCAACATGGCCGACCTCCGGAAGGCGGTCGACGCCTACCGGGATGCCTTCGACAAGCGCCTGCAGGAGAAGTTCAACGCCAAGGTCATGACCCTCTGGCCCTTCGGCCCGCAGGTCTTCTACTGCAACGCGCCGATCAAGTCGCTCGACGACATGAAGGGCCTCAAGATCCGTTCCTTCACGCCCTCCATGGCGGCCCTGATCCAGAATCTCGGCGCCACCCCGGTGACCCTCCAGTTCTCCGAAGTCTATCCGGCCCTGCAGCGCGGCGTCGCCAACTGCGGCGTGACCTCGCCGACCTCCGGCAACTCCGGCAAGTGGCCCGAGGTGACCACCCACTTCCTGCCGCTCTCGGTCTCCGGCTCGGTCCAGGGCCACTTCATGAACCTGGACTACTGGAAGAAGTTCTCGCCCGCCGAGCAGGCGAAGATCGCCGCCGAGTTCAAGCGGATGGAGGACCAGATGTGGGCGCTGGCCGTCACCGCCAACGACGACGCCATGAACTGCAACATCGGCAAGGAACCCTGCAAGGAGGGCACCAAGGCCTCGATGACGCTGGTCGATGTCTCCCCCGCGGACCAGAAGAAGCTCGACGAGGCCGTCACCAAGGTCGTCCTGCCGATCTGGAAGGAGAGCTGCAACCGCGTCGATCCGGCCTGCACGGACGTCTGGAACAAGACGGTCGGCACGGCGCGCGGCTTCAAGATCGACTGA
- a CDS encoding polysaccharide deacetylase: MAAPPNDRYRYVPITRYRDFRWPNGARLALFVCLGIEEYRPDDGLSENLIAGASRPDWVNRSWRDYGNRVGAFRLIDRMAEFGIRPAVLLNTDVYDSAPELIAHARAAGAEIVGHGLTNSDTLATLSPEAEEAYVGAVAARIEAEEGRRPGGWSSMWLAHSATTLRSLHRQGYRYLLDLHLDDRPVWLDAGEGRILALPYALELNDSSTMIGRYAGAEEFARMIVDGFDEMRRAAARQPLVMSVVVHSFISGQPFRLRALTRALEHIAAAGDAVWMATPGEIAAVIEEDPSLAP; encoded by the coding sequence GTGGCCGCGCCGCCGAACGACCGCTACCGCTATGTGCCGATCACGCGCTACCGGGATTTCCGCTGGCCGAACGGCGCAAGGCTGGCGCTCTTCGTCTGCCTCGGCATCGAGGAATACCGGCCCGACGACGGCCTCTCCGAGAACCTCATTGCCGGCGCCTCGCGCCCCGACTGGGTGAACCGCTCCTGGCGCGACTACGGCAACCGGGTCGGCGCCTTCCGGCTGATCGACCGCATGGCCGAGTTCGGGATCCGCCCCGCGGTCCTGCTCAACACCGACGTCTACGACAGCGCCCCGGAACTGATCGCCCACGCCCGCGCTGCCGGCGCCGAGATCGTCGGCCACGGGCTCACCAACTCCGACACGCTGGCGACCCTCTCGCCGGAGGCCGAGGAGGCCTATGTCGGCGCGGTCGCGGCGCGCATCGAAGCCGAGGAAGGCCGCCGCCCGGGCGGCTGGTCGAGCATGTGGCTCGCCCACAGCGCGACGACGCTGCGATCCCTGCATCGGCAGGGCTATCGCTATTTGCTCGATCTCCATCTCGACGACCGACCGGTCTGGCTCGACGCGGGGGAGGGTCGGATCCTGGCCTTACCTTATGCCCTGGAGCTCAACGACAGCTCCACCATGATCGGCCGCTACGCCGGCGCGGAGGAGTTCGCCCGCATGATCGTCGACGGCTTCGACGAGATGCGCCGCGCCGCCGCGCGGCAACCGCTCGTGATGAGCGTCGTGGTCCATTCCTTCATCTCCGGACAGCCCTTCCGGCTGCGCGCGCTCACCCGCGCACTCGAACACATCGCCGCCGCCGGCGACGCCGTCTGGATGGCCACCCCGGGCGAGATCGCCGCCGTCATCGAGGAGGACCCGAGCCTCGCGCCCTGA
- a CDS encoding GntR family transcriptional regulator — MPKPPPVADLPSPAPPREGMPEDGIYEEIHRAIARQDLLPGTRLREGELGGLFGASRARIRNVLVRLAYAGVVTLEPNRGASVRRPSPKDAADNFVARRAIEEAIVRLVAGRLGKADRRRLEANIEAERRARQAGDAKGVLWLSGEFHTLLAEIAGNAILAGILRDLVTREALVIATYERPGKPCCSHEEHAGILAALAAGDPDPAVRLMLEHLGAVEDRLHVAEPVPEPDLGRIFAGMAGARSR, encoded by the coding sequence ATGCCGAAGCCGCCGCCCGTCGCCGACCTGCCGAGCCCCGCCCCGCCGCGCGAGGGGATGCCGGAGGACGGCATCTATGAGGAGATCCACCGGGCCATCGCCCGCCAGGACCTTCTGCCCGGCACGCGCCTCAGGGAGGGAGAACTCGGCGGCCTGTTCGGGGCCAGCCGGGCGCGCATCCGCAACGTGCTGGTCCGCCTCGCCTATGCGGGCGTGGTGACGCTGGAGCCCAACCGGGGCGCCTCGGTGCGCCGGCCGAGCCCCAAGGACGCGGCCGACAACTTCGTGGCGCGCCGGGCGATCGAGGAGGCGATCGTGCGGCTGGTGGCCGGCCGGCTCGGCAAGGCGGACCGGCGCCGGCTGGAGGCGAACATCGAGGCCGAGCGGCGGGCCCGCCAGGCGGGGGACGCGAAGGGCGTCCTGTGGCTGTCCGGCGAGTTCCACACCCTGCTGGCGGAGATTGCGGGCAATGCCATCCTGGCCGGCATCCTGCGCGACCTCGTCACCCGGGAGGCACTGGTGATCGCCACATACGAGCGGCCTGGAAAGCCCTGCTGCTCGCACGAGGAGCATGCCGGCATCCTCGCAGCGCTGGCGGCCGGCGACCCGGATCCCGCGGTCCGGCTGATGCTGGAGCACCTCGGCGCCGTGGAGGACCGGCTGCATGTCGCCGAGCCTGTGCCGGAGCCGGACCTCGGCCGCATCTTCGCCGGCATGGCGGGGGCCCGCTCCCGCTGA
- a CDS encoding maleate cis-trans isomerase family protein: protein MTLRLGMLTPSSNTVLEPVTAAMLAGMPDVTAHFSRFRVTEIALGRAALGQFDDEPMLAAADLLGHAKVDVVTWNGTSASWLGLDRDRALATRISDRTGARTTTCVLSLFDLFARHGIGSIGLVTPYTGDVQARVAEVYGREGVRVAAESHLGIADNFSFGTVDAATLDRQVAAAVAGRPDAVVILCTNVAGGPHVARWEAEHGVPVLDSVAVALHGALAAAGRGGLGDARWGRLLA, encoded by the coding sequence ATGACCCTGCGACTCGGCATGCTGACCCCCTCCTCCAACACCGTCCTGGAACCGGTGACGGCCGCCATGCTGGCCGGCATGCCCGACGTGACCGCGCACTTCTCACGGTTCAGGGTGACGGAGATCGCCCTCGGCCGGGCGGCGCTCGGGCAGTTCGACGACGAACCGATGCTGGCCGCCGCCGACCTCCTCGGCCACGCCAAGGTCGACGTCGTCACCTGGAACGGCACCAGCGCCAGCTGGCTCGGCCTCGACCGGGACCGCGCGCTCGCGACCCGGATCTCCGACCGGACCGGCGCCCGCACGACCACCTGCGTCCTGTCGCTCTTCGACCTCTTCGCCCGCCACGGCATCGGCTCGATCGGGCTCGTGACGCCCTACACGGGCGACGTCCAGGCCCGCGTCGCCGAGGTCTACGGCCGCGAGGGCGTTCGCGTCGCCGCCGAGAGCCACCTCGGCATCGCGGACAACTTCTCCTTCGGCACTGTGGACGCCGCGACGCTCGACCGCCAGGTCGCAGCCGCGGTGGCGGGGCGCCCGGATGCCGTCGTGATCCTCTGCACCAACGTGGCCGGCGGCCCCCACGTGGCCCGCTGGGAGGCCGAGCACGGCGTCCCCGTGCTGGATTCGGTCGCGGTGGCCCTCCACGGCGCGCTCGCCGCGGCGGGACGTGGGGGGCTGGGCGATGCGCGCTGGGGCCGGCTGCTGGCCTGA
- a CDS encoding amidase, translated as MRSSARASSGPATDPVPDATALAEDLAARRVSAEAVLDRHLARIDRLEPALLAFLTLDRDGARAAARALDRAAHPVGPLHGLPVAVKDLTDTAGLRTTRGSLLDAERVPEADDPVVARLRRAGAVVIGKTNTPEFGFGAVCTNALRGPTANPYDLRLTSGGSSGGSAVAVASGMAALAHGTDFGGSVRTPAGFCCVVSIRPTPGLVGDAARDLAWTGLATHGALARTVDDAALLLRAMASDDPLDPLSAGARAPGPPPAAFPRVAATADFGIATMAREVRDRFDEAVAAAEPVLGPIPRSTPDCAGAGQAFRVLRAAQVARTYGPLADRHSDRLSPTVRWNVEAGRSLSAQDYLAAEATRAALWRRFCAFFREVDVLIAPSAAVMPWPSADGEVLAIDGTPLPDILDYLTVTFVVSLVGFPVVTLPAPRRAHPLPFGLQLIGPPGGEEALIAVARRLEREAGFAWRPPPVQDLPPDGEACDHP; from the coding sequence GTGAGAAGCAGCGCCCGCGCGTCGTCCGGCCCCGCGACCGATCCGGTCCCGGACGCGACCGCCTTGGCGGAGGACCTGGCGGCGCGACGCGTCTCCGCCGAGGCCGTGCTGGACCGGCATCTCGCCCGGATCGATCGTCTCGAGCCCGCGCTCCTGGCCTTCCTCACGCTCGATCGCGACGGCGCCCGCGCGGCGGCCCGCGCGCTCGACCGCGCCGCGCATCCGGTCGGCCCGCTCCACGGCCTGCCCGTCGCCGTCAAGGACCTGACCGACACCGCCGGCCTGCGCACCACCCGGGGCTCGCTCCTCGACGCCGAACGCGTGCCCGAGGCCGACGACCCCGTGGTCGCCCGGCTCCGGCGCGCCGGCGCGGTCGTCATCGGCAAGACCAACACGCCGGAATTCGGCTTCGGCGCGGTCTGCACCAACGCCCTCCGGGGCCCGACCGCGAACCCCTACGACCTCCGGCTCACCTCGGGCGGTTCGTCGGGCGGATCGGCCGTCGCGGTCGCATCCGGAATGGCGGCGCTCGCCCACGGCACCGACTTCGGCGGCTCGGTCCGCACCCCTGCCGGCTTCTGCTGCGTGGTGTCGATCCGGCCGACCCCCGGCCTCGTCGGCGATGCGGCGCGCGATCTGGCCTGGACGGGGCTCGCCACGCACGGCGCCCTGGCGCGCACCGTCGACGATGCGGCACTGCTGCTGCGCGCCATGGCGTCCGACGACCCCCTCGACCCCTTGTCGGCCGGCGCCCGAGCCCCAGGCCCGCCCCCGGCCGCCTTCCCGCGGGTGGCCGCCACGGCGGATTTCGGGATCGCCACGATGGCGCGTGAGGTCCGCGACCGGTTCGACGAGGCCGTCGCGGCCGCCGAGCCCGTCCTCGGCCCGATCCCCCGCTCGACGCCGGACTGCGCGGGCGCCGGGCAGGCCTTCCGGGTCCTGCGCGCCGCCCAGGTCGCCCGGACCTACGGCCCCCTCGCCGACCGCCACAGCGACCGCCTGAGCCCCACCGTGCGCTGGAACGTCGAGGCCGGGCGAAGCCTCTCGGCGCAGGACTATCTGGCCGCGGAGGCGACCCGCGCGGCGCTCTGGCGCCGCTTCTGCGCCTTCTTCCGGGAGGTCGACGTCCTGATCGCGCCCTCGGCGGCGGTCATGCCCTGGCCCAGCGCGGACGGGGAGGTCCTCGCCATCGACGGGACCCCCCTGCCCGACATCCTGGACTACCTGACCGTGACCTTCGTGGTCTCCCTGGTCGGCTTCCCGGTCGTGACCCTACCGGCCCCGCGGCGGGCGCACCCGCTCCCCTTCGGCCTGCAGCTGATCGGACCACCCGGCGGCGAGGAGGCCCTGATCGCCGTCGCGCGCCGGCTCGAACGCGAAGCCGGCTTCGCCTGGCGCCCCCCGCCCGTGCAGGACCTGCCCCCCGACGGCGAGGCATGCGACCATCCCTGA
- a CDS encoding ABC transporter ATP-binding protein — MTGVITGEGGRSLVVDAVTHRYGSSVAVESINLDIRAGELVALLGPSGCGKTTLLRIVAGFIRQTEGRIVLGDEVVDDLPPNRRRIGIVFQNYALFPHMTVGENVAYGPAAQGVPRDERVAEARRVLDLVRLGHLADRYPRQLSGGQQQRVALARALAIRPRILLLDEPFAALDKNLRLDMQIEIKRLQRLSGVTTVMVTHDQEEALSMADRVAVLSQGRLEQFAPPIAVYDRPQSLFVNTFVGSANVLPGAVVAGDGTAARVALDVGTEIVARVPGGRLEAGQRCVVCIRPEHLALGDDPAGFAAVVEMGLPLGATVVHEVRAATGAGIKVAEPRKASTLLRAGGTAVRVLPTAPDLAAAYPLS; from the coding sequence ATGACCGGGGTGATCACGGGTGAAGGCGGACGATCGCTGGTGGTGGATGCGGTGACGCATCGCTACGGCTCCAGCGTGGCCGTCGAAAGCATCAACCTGGACATCAGGGCCGGCGAGCTCGTCGCGCTGCTCGGTCCGTCGGGTTGCGGCAAGACCACGCTTCTCAGGATCGTGGCCGGCTTCATCCGCCAGACCGAGGGGCGGATCGTGCTCGGCGACGAGGTCGTCGACGACCTGCCGCCGAACCGCCGGCGGATCGGCATCGTGTTCCAGAACTACGCGCTGTTTCCGCACATGACGGTCGGCGAGAACGTCGCGTACGGGCCGGCCGCGCAGGGGGTGCCCCGGGACGAGCGGGTCGCGGAGGCGCGGCGCGTGCTCGATCTCGTCAGGCTCGGGCACCTCGCCGACCGCTACCCGCGCCAGCTGTCCGGCGGACAGCAGCAGCGCGTGGCGCTGGCCCGCGCCCTGGCGATCCGCCCGCGCATCCTCCTGCTGGACGAGCCCTTCGCGGCGCTCGACAAGAACCTGCGTCTCGACATGCAGATCGAGATCAAGCGCCTGCAGCGCCTGTCGGGCGTGACCACCGTGATGGTGACGCACGACCAGGAGGAGGCCTTGTCGATGGCCGACCGGGTCGCGGTCCTGTCGCAGGGCCGGCTGGAGCAGTTCGCCCCGCCGATCGCGGTCTACGACCGGCCGCAGAGCCTGTTCGTCAACACCTTCGTGGGCTCCGCCAACGTGCTGCCCGGCGCTGTGGTGGCGGGCGACGGGACGGCCGCGAGGGTGGCGCTCGACGTCGGCACCGAGATCGTGGCCCGCGTGCCGGGCGGCCGCCTCGAGGCCGGCCAGCGCTGCGTCGTCTGCATCCGGCCGGAACACCTCGCCCTCGGCGACGATCCCGCAGGCTTCGCGGCCGTCGTCGAGATGGGCCTGCCGCTCGGCGCCACCGTCGTCCACGAGGTCCGGGCCGCGACCGGCGCCGGCATCAAGGTCGCCGAACCGCGCAAGGCCTCGACCCTGCTTCGCGCCGGGGGAACCGCGGTCCGGGTCCTGCCGACCGCGCCGGACCTCGCCGCCGCCTATCCGCTCTCGTGA
- a CDS encoding ABC transporter substrate-binding protein, with the protein MDFDRRQLLKTALALGAMQAFPGLTMAQARPLVFATFTGSWEEAHKAVLVPAYRKLSGDAPIVLDPMLSVDQIAKVNAARANPPIDVMLHDPGPALVAIGQDLVEPYPVAQSAHYKDLIAEAQVETGPAPFFQVVGLTYNPEVIKTPPTSWADLWKPEFKGRVGITNMNSTLGTGFMVEIAKMNGGSEANIDPAFEAIGKLKPNLAAVAANPGALATLFQQGQIDISPGNFNAIQILKANGVPVEFVAPKEGAIAFKTTIHVVKNSPNKDLAFKLIEAALSPDVQAKLMAAPYLIVPTNTKVAMGGEIAKVLAKDTDELKKKFVFQDWKKINEQRSAWIERFNRDIKL; encoded by the coding sequence ATGGACTTCGATCGCCGTCAGTTGCTGAAGACCGCACTCGCGCTCGGGGCCATGCAGGCCTTCCCGGGCCTGACCATGGCGCAGGCGCGCCCGCTCGTCTTCGCCACCTTCACGGGCAGCTGGGAAGAGGCCCACAAGGCCGTCCTCGTGCCGGCCTACCGCAAGCTCTCGGGCGACGCCCCGATCGTGCTGGACCCGATGCTGTCGGTCGACCAGATCGCCAAGGTCAACGCCGCCAGGGCCAACCCGCCGATCGACGTCATGCTGCACGATCCCGGCCCGGCGCTGGTGGCGATCGGCCAGGACCTGGTCGAGCCCTATCCGGTCGCGCAGAGCGCGCACTACAAGGACCTGATCGCCGAGGCCCAGGTGGAGACCGGCCCGGCGCCGTTCTTCCAGGTGGTCGGGCTGACCTACAATCCGGAGGTCATCAAGACGCCGCCGACCTCCTGGGCCGATCTGTGGAAGCCGGAGTTCAAGGGCCGCGTGGGCATCACCAACATGAACTCGACCCTCGGCACCGGCTTCATGGTCGAGATCGCCAAGATGAACGGGGGCTCCGAGGCGAACATCGACCCGGCCTTCGAGGCGATCGGCAAGCTGAAGCCGAACCTCGCCGCGGTCGCCGCCAACCCGGGCGCGCTCGCGACCCTGTTCCAACAGGGCCAGATCGACATCTCGCCCGGCAACTTCAACGCCATCCAGATCCTCAAGGCGAACGGCGTGCCGGTGGAGTTCGTCGCCCCGAAGGAGGGCGCCATCGCGTTCAAGACGACGATCCACGTCGTCAAGAACTCGCCCAACAAGGACCTCGCCTTCAAGCTCATCGAGGCGGCGCTGTCTCCGGACGTGCAGGCGAAGCTGATGGCCGCGCCCTACCTGATCGTGCCGACCAACACCAAGGTCGCGATGGGGGGCGAGATCGCCAAGGTGCTCGCCAAGGACACCGACGAGCTGAAGAAGAAGTTCGTCTTCCAGGACTGGAAGAAGATCAACGAGCAGCGCTCCGCCTGGATCGAGCGGTTCAACCGCGACATCAAGCTCTGA
- a CDS encoding ABC transporter permease, which yields MSDTTSPDIRLALPLGGFLAAFFVAPLAVLLLLSLQADPKGSAYGLTQYAAFLGDVFSLKVLGSTLLLGLEVTAACLVFGYPVALAYTRVGPRLKSLIILIVLLPLLTSVVVRTFAWIVILGRQGIVNTMLLSLGLSATPVKLLYTEGGLVAALAQVQMPLMILPLITAIGRIDPNLADASASLGSGRWRTFLKVTLPLSLPGIVAGSMLTYAAAITAFITQSLVGGGQMLFMPMYLYQQASTLQNWPFAAAISIIFLAAVLAVVSVINLLGRLARGPHDA from the coding sequence ATGTCGGACACGACCAGCCCGGACATCCGCCTCGCGCTGCCGCTCGGCGGCTTCCTGGCGGCCTTCTTCGTCGCCCCGCTGGCCGTGCTCCTGCTCCTCAGCCTGCAGGCCGATCCCAAGGGCTCGGCCTACGGGCTGACCCAGTACGCCGCCTTTCTCGGCGACGTGTTCAGCCTGAAGGTGCTCGGCTCGACCCTGCTGCTCGGGCTGGAGGTCACGGCGGCCTGCCTCGTGTTCGGCTATCCGGTGGCGCTCGCCTACACGCGGGTCGGGCCGCGGCTGAAGAGCCTGATCATCCTAATCGTGCTCCTGCCGCTCCTGACCTCCGTGGTCGTGCGCACCTTCGCGTGGATCGTGATCCTCGGCCGGCAGGGGATCGTGAACACCATGCTCCTGTCGCTCGGGCTCTCGGCGACGCCCGTGAAGCTGCTCTACACCGAGGGCGGGCTCGTGGCGGCGCTGGCCCAGGTGCAGATGCCGCTCATGATCCTGCCGCTGATCACCGCTATCGGCCGGATCGACCCCAATCTCGCGGACGCCTCGGCCTCGCTCGGCTCGGGGCGCTGGCGGACCTTCCTGAAGGTGACGCTGCCCCTGTCCCTGCCCGGCATCGTCGCCGGGTCGATGCTGACCTACGCGGCGGCGATCACGGCCTTCATCACCCAGAGCCTGGTCGGCGGCGGGCAGATGCTGTTCATGCCGATGTATCTGTACCAACAGGCTTCGACGCTGCAGAACTGGCCCTTCGCGGCCGCCATCTCGATCATCTTCCTGGCCGCGGTGCTGGCGGTGGTCTCGGTCATCAACCTGCTCGGCCGGCTTGCGCGCGGCCCGCACGACGCGTGA
- a CDS encoding ABC transporter permease produces MRRDWEALSFEVVMGVVAVLALVLLAAPTVVVIVVSFTSGFSLKFPPPGYSLRWYGALLDAWQLHFAAMNSLKVAAWSTGLSILLGAMAGLGIARSKRLSAKVLDSLFMSPLVLPALAFGLSALMFFSALGLPVSPLTLIIGHTVVCVPYVVRNTVAALAQLDPTLLECSASLGASRFTTFRRITLPLIRPGILAGGFIAFMSSFDNVPVSLFLRDAATDMLPIRMWQDLEGKLDVTIAALSGVLIVATVALIMVMERLTGLSRRLA; encoded by the coding sequence ATGCGGCGCGATTGGGAAGCCCTCTCGTTCGAAGTCGTCATGGGGGTCGTCGCCGTGCTGGCGCTCGTGCTGCTCGCGGCGCCGACCGTGGTGGTGATCGTGGTCTCCTTCACGAGCGGCTTCTCGCTGAAGTTTCCGCCGCCCGGCTATTCGCTGCGCTGGTACGGGGCCCTGCTCGACGCCTGGCAGCTCCACTTCGCGGCGATGAACAGCCTGAAGGTCGCGGCCTGGTCGACCGGCCTGTCGATTCTGCTGGGCGCCATGGCGGGCCTCGGCATCGCGCGCTCGAAGCGGCTCTCCGCCAAGGTGCTCGACAGCCTTTTCATGTCGCCGCTGGTGCTGCCGGCGCTGGCCTTCGGGCTGTCCGCGCTGATGTTCTTCTCGGCGCTCGGGCTGCCGGTCTCGCCGCTGACGCTGATCATCGGCCATACGGTCGTCTGCGTGCCCTACGTGGTGCGCAACACGGTGGCGGCGCTCGCGCAACTCGATCCGACGCTGCTCGAATGCTCGGCGAGCCTTGGGGCGAGCCGGTTCACCACCTTCCGCCGCATCACCCTGCCGCTGATCCGGCCGGGCATCCTCGCCGGCGGCTTCATCGCCTTCATGTCGTCCTTCGACAACGTGCCGGTCTCGCTGTTCCTGCGCGACGCGGCGACCGACATGCTGCCGATCCGCATGTGGCAGGATCTCGAGGGCAAGCTGGACGTGACGATCGCGGCCCTCTCGGGCGTGCTCATCGTGGCCACCGTCGCGCTCATCATGGTGATGGAGCGGCTGACGGGCCTGTCGCGGAGGCTCGCATGA